AAAAATCGATACCTAATACCCCACCATATAGTGCCGATATAGGTTCTTTTTTAACTTCCTCAGGTAGGTTATCATAGTCCTTTAGGCTTATATATGGAGGGTTTGAGATTATTAGATCAAATTTGCCCCATCCTATGCACTCCCATATATTATCAAAAATATCTGATTTTATTACATCAACCCCATCAGTGTTACCTAATATGTTTACTATGTTTTCTTTGCAAAGGTCTATTGCCGTGTCTGATATATCAGACATAACTACATAAGAGTTTGGGAATATTTTCTTGAGAGTTATACCTATTATTCCTGAACCTGTACCTATGTCTAGAATATATTTGGGGTTTTTACATATTTTTTTTGCCATTTCTATGAGAGATTCTGTATCAAAACGAGGAATTAAAACACCTTCCCTGACTTTGAACTTAAGACCCCAAAAGTACTTGTATCCAATTATGTATTCAATTGGTGTGAGCTTTTTTCTACTTTCAATCATTTTCATTATCGTTTTTATATCTTCAAAACTTATATCTTGATTTCTGTTTAGATATATGTCAACTCTACTTATTCTGAGAACATGTGATATAATTATTTCAGCGTCTGTTTTTGGTTTTGTTATGCCTGCTTTGGATAGTTCTTTTACAGCTTCTTTGAAGACTTCAAAGAGCTTCATGACTATAAATATAATTGATTGTATGGTCTTTTTCTAGGATTTTCTTGTTTTTCTAATTGCATCTTCTATTTTTATATTATATAATTTTTCTAAAGAGGAGGGTATAATGAAGAAAATAGTTTTTTATGTTTTTTTTGTTTTTACAATGTTGGTCTCTTTGATGAGTTGTAGTACGGGGGAAGAGGATAAGTCAGGTAGAGAACTAGAAATGGAAATACAGAAACTTTTGGATGAAATTGTCGTTGAACTCAAAACTCCTAAGCCTATAAAACTTACTCCTAGAACGTTCATAGAATTAAATGCTATAATGGTAGTTAGTAATTATTTTTGGACCAAGGAGATTATTAA
The window above is part of the Brevinematales bacterium genome. Proteins encoded here:
- the prmC gene encoding peptide chain release factor N(5)-glutamine methyltransferase; amino-acid sequence: MKLFEVFKEAVKELSKAGITKPKTDAEIIISHVLRISRVDIYLNRNQDISFEDIKTIMKMIESRKKLTPIEYIIGYKYFWGLKFKVREGVLIPRFDTESLIEMAKKICKNPKYILDIGTGSGIIGITLKKIFPNSYVVMSDISDTAIDLCKENIVNILGNTDGVDVIKSDIFDNIWECIGWGKFDLIISNPPYISLKDYDNLPEEVKKEPISALYGGVLGIDFYVKIADKANEFLTKEGKIILEVGDEIQAKRVKKIFYLKNFRNFITFRDINQKVRGVVVINY